A genomic segment from Bufo bufo chromosome 8, aBufBuf1.1, whole genome shotgun sequence encodes:
- the AVPR2 gene encoding vasopressin V2 receptor isoform X2 → MSVTQSPFAIISTNVTAEDVDKRNPYVVQWNIALLAIVFCFATFGNCLVLFTLLRRRKHNALMHTFMIHLCLADLVVAFFQVLPQLIWDITDRFQGPDFLCRSVRYLQVVGMFASSYMIVAMTFDRHQAICRPMMTFKKGSARWNIPVCLAWAASGILSLPQIFIFSKTEVHPGVYDCWANFVQPWGIKAYVTWITLAVLILPAIFITTCQVLIFREIHNSLYLGTERSPGSRRKEKLEGGINGVSPVSDTGVTKAMSKTVRMTLAIVLIYVICWTPFFIAQFWNVWNEKSGTSHSAIQILMILASLNSCTNPWIYTIFSSSVSKDVHAILCCGCKKRRRKNSLPEDSYFTGSTTVPKESMY, encoded by the exons ATGTCTGTGACACAGAGCCCTTTTGCAATTATTAGTACCAATGTCACCGCTGAAGATGTGGACAAACGAAACCCTTACGTGGTACAGTGGAACATTGCTCTTCTCgcaattgttttttgttttgccacCTTTGGAAACTGTCTGGTTCTCTTCACCCTTCTGAGAAGACGGAAGCACAATGCCCTCATGCACACCTTTATGATTCACCTATGCTTGGCGGACTTAGTGGTGGCTTTCTTCCAGGTTTTACCTCAACTTATCTGGGACATTACTGACCGCTTTCAAGGTCCAGATTTCCTTTGCAGGTCTGTCAGGTACCTGCAAGTGGTGGGAATGTTTGCATCTTCTTATATGATTGTGGCCATGACTTTTGATAGGCATCAAGCAATCTGTCGACCTATGATGACTTTTAAAAAGGGCTCTGCCCGGTGGAACATCCCTGTCTGTTTGGCATGGGCTGCCTCCGGCATCCTCAGTCTTCCACAGATTTTTATATTCTCAAAAACAGAGGTTCACCCAGGTGTCTATGACTGTTGGGCAAATTTTGTGCAGCCATGGGGCATTAAAGCTTATGTGacgtggataacactggcagtccTTATCCTTCCCGCCATTTTTATTACCACGTGCCAAGTACTGATTTTCCGAGAAATCCATAATAGCTTATATTTAGGAACGGAAAGATCACCTGGgtcaagaagaaaagaaaaactggAGGGTGGAATAAATGGAGTGTCACCAGTTTCAGACACAGGGGTGACCAAAGCCATGTCCAAGACTGTGCGGATGACTCTTGCTATAGTGCTAATCTACGTGATATGCTGGACACCATTTTTTATTGCGCAGTTCTGGAATGTCTGGAACGAGAAGTCAGGAACAAGCC ACTCTGCCATCCAGATCCTGATGATACTGGCAAGCTTGAACAGCTGTACAAACCCTTGGATCTACACCATCTTTAGCAGCAGCGTCTCGAAGGATGTACATGCCATCTTGTGTTGTGGCTGCAAGAAGAGACGACGaaagaactctctgcctgaagacTCCTATTTCACCGGGTCCACCACCGTACCGAAGGAGTCGATGTACTAA
- the AVPR2 gene encoding vasopressin V2 receptor isoform X1, producing the protein MMSVTQSPFAIISTNVTAEDVDKRNPYVVQWNIALLAIVFCFATFGNCLVLFTLLRRRKHNALMHTFMIHLCLADLVVAFFQVLPQLIWDITDRFQGPDFLCRSVRYLQVVGMFASSYMIVAMTFDRHQAICRPMMTFKKGSARWNIPVCLAWAASGILSLPQIFIFSKTEVHPGVYDCWANFVQPWGIKAYVTWITLAVLILPAIFITTCQVLIFREIHNSLYLGTERSPGSRRKEKLEGGINGVSPVSDTGVTKAMSKTVRMTLAIVLIYVICWTPFFIAQFWNVWNEKSGTSHSAIQILMILASLNSCTNPWIYTIFSSSVSKDVHAILCCGCKKRRRKNSLPEDSYFTGSTTVPKESMY; encoded by the exons ATG ATGTCTGTGACACAGAGCCCTTTTGCAATTATTAGTACCAATGTCACCGCTGAAGATGTGGACAAACGAAACCCTTACGTGGTACAGTGGAACATTGCTCTTCTCgcaattgttttttgttttgccacCTTTGGAAACTGTCTGGTTCTCTTCACCCTTCTGAGAAGACGGAAGCACAATGCCCTCATGCACACCTTTATGATTCACCTATGCTTGGCGGACTTAGTGGTGGCTTTCTTCCAGGTTTTACCTCAACTTATCTGGGACATTACTGACCGCTTTCAAGGTCCAGATTTCCTTTGCAGGTCTGTCAGGTACCTGCAAGTGGTGGGAATGTTTGCATCTTCTTATATGATTGTGGCCATGACTTTTGATAGGCATCAAGCAATCTGTCGACCTATGATGACTTTTAAAAAGGGCTCTGCCCGGTGGAACATCCCTGTCTGTTTGGCATGGGCTGCCTCCGGCATCCTCAGTCTTCCACAGATTTTTATATTCTCAAAAACAGAGGTTCACCCAGGTGTCTATGACTGTTGGGCAAATTTTGTGCAGCCATGGGGCATTAAAGCTTATGTGacgtggataacactggcagtccTTATCCTTCCCGCCATTTTTATTACCACGTGCCAAGTACTGATTTTCCGAGAAATCCATAATAGCTTATATTTAGGAACGGAAAGATCACCTGGgtcaagaagaaaagaaaaactggAGGGTGGAATAAATGGAGTGTCACCAGTTTCAGACACAGGGGTGACCAAAGCCATGTCCAAGACTGTGCGGATGACTCTTGCTATAGTGCTAATCTACGTGATATGCTGGACACCATTTTTTATTGCGCAGTTCTGGAATGTCTGGAACGAGAAGTCAGGAACAAGCC ACTCTGCCATCCAGATCCTGATGATACTGGCAAGCTTGAACAGCTGTACAAACCCTTGGATCTACACCATCTTTAGCAGCAGCGTCTCGAAGGATGTACATGCCATCTTGTGTTGTGGCTGCAAGAAGAGACGACGaaagaactctctgcctgaagacTCCTATTTCACCGGGTCCACCACCGTACCGAAGGAGTCGATGTACTAA